A window of Hemibagrus wyckioides isolate EC202008001 linkage group LG03, SWU_Hwy_1.0, whole genome shotgun sequence contains these coding sequences:
- the zdhhc5a gene encoding palmitoyltransferase ZDHHC5-A yields the protein MPSSSKSGGLSDPASPPHPTVPSRPFRPSRYVPVSAATAFLVGATTLFFCFTCPWLSENFSVAIPIYNGIIFLFVLANFCMATFMDPGIFPRAEEDEDKEDDFRAPLYKTVEIRGIQVRMKWCSTCRFYRPPRCSHCSVCDNCVEDFDHHCPWVNNCIGRRNYRYFFLFLLSLTTHIMGVFGFGLLFILYHTQQLDRVHSAVTMGVMCVAGLFFIPVAGLTGFHIVLVARGRTTNEQVTGKFRGGVNPFTNGCWRNVTRVLCSSQAPRYVGRKRKAQTVSVQPPFLRPQLSEAQLAAKVLDNGIHGDLHRSKSSLEMMESQSADAEPPPPPKPELRYPGLSRGPAEESSLLNKAPPTPTMYKYRPTYSSPGKNHTALTHAYANQMSRGDSLKESSSSLLQSSQQPGFRSEPSLDGRDGGGGERSGAERPSGGQGAPPAPGISAYSFGGRSYPSFSDPTVLSGGGSRSSSVRSTTHNAPPSEASSYKSSANQTPPPRNGSLSYDSLLTPSESQNFESTSPNTPLGYTSPFLSAQIAQQREEELHQPSSSSSSALLASPHRGTAYLRGSASPPPLPDRERERLLHDAQPRQHHHHHHHHHQHRPPRFSRPPLLSDSGLPRPSNPYRTRSTDAPLPPSTHPPRTGHPPLGKSLSYSSAAAAEMQYRLVRKASASTSAGAGGIQAPKDEIQMKSYSRTNGQPKSPLPQSPSSTPSSPSHPVSVSTRPGHAYPSVGSSQSPVHKPGGGVKKVTGVGGTTYEISV from the exons ATGCCGAGTAGCAGTAAGAGTGGGGGGTTGTCTGACCCCGCCTCCCCTCCCCACCCTACCGTACCGTCCCGCCCTTTTCGACCCAGCCGTTACGTACCGGTGTCTGCAGCAACAGCCTTCCTGGTGGGAGCAACTACACTCTTTTTCTGCTTCAC GTGCCCATGGCTTTCAGAGAATTTTTCTGTTGCCATACCAATATACAATGGCATCATCTTCCTTTTTGTGTTGGCCAACTTCTGTATGGCCACCTTCATGGACCCAGGCATCTTCCCGAGAG CCGAGGAAGATGAGGATAAGGAGGACGATTTCCGAGCTCCGCTCTATAAGACGGTGGAGATTCGGGGCATACAGGTGCGCATGAAGTGGTGTTCAACCTGCCGGTTCTACAGACCCCCTCGCTGCTCACATTGCTCAGTGTGTGACAACTGTGTGGAG GACTTTGATCACCACTGTCCATGGGTGAACAACTGTATAGGCAGGAGGAACTACCGCTACTTCTTCCTGTTCCTGCTCTCTTTGACAACTCACATCATGGGTGTCTTTGGGTTTGGGCTGCTCTTCATCCTGTACCACACACAGCAGCTTGACCGAGTGCACTCAGCAGTCAC taTGGGCGTTATGTGTGTAGCAGGACTTTTCTTCATCCCAGTAGCAGGCCTTACTGGTTTCCACATTGTACTGGTAGCAAGAGGCAGAACCACTAATGAGCAG gtaACAGGAAAGTTCAGAGGAGGTGTGAACCCCTTCACTAATGGCTGTTGGAGAAATGTGACGCGTGTTCTCTGCAGCTCCCAGGCACCCAG GTATGTGGGCAGGAAGAGAAAAGCGCAAACGGTGTCGGTTCAGCCCCCATTCTTGAGGCCACAACTCTCCGAGGCGCAGCTGGCAGCCAAGGTGCTTGACAACGGTATCCATGGAGATCTCCACCGG TCCAAGAGTAGTTTAGAGATGATGGAGAGTCAGTCTGCTGATGCTGAgccacctcctcctcctaaACCAGAGCTTAGATACCCTGGCCTGTCGAGAGGACCTGCTGAAG AGAGCAGCCTGTTAAATAAAGCTCCACCAACTCCCACCATGTACAAATACCGACCTACATACAGCAGCCCAGGGAAGAACCACACTGCTCTGACTCACGCCTATGCCAACCAG atgaGTCGTGGGGACAGTCTGAAGGagtcctcctcctctctcctccagtCCAGTCAGCAGCCGGGTTTCCGCTCTGAGCCCAGTCTGGATGGCcgtgatggaggaggaggagagcgtTCGGGTGCTGAGCGACCCTCCGGAGGCCAAGGGGCACCGCCAGCCCCTGGAATCTCTGCCTATTCCTTCGGGGGTCGCTCTTACCCCTCCTTCTCCGACCCCACTGTGCTCTCCGGAGGTGGTTCTCGCTCCTCCAGTGTGCGCTCCACCACACACAATGCGCCGCCCTCTGAAGCCTCCAGCTACAAGAGCTCAGCCAATCAAACGCCTCCACCCCGCAACGGCAGCTTGTCCTACGACAGCCTTCTTACGCCCTCTGAAAGCCAGAATTTTGAATCCACATCCCCGAACACACCGCTTGGCTACACTTCCCCGTTTCTGTCTGCACAGATCGCCCAGCAGCGAGAGGAGGAGCTACACCagccctcctcttcctccagctcTGCACTGCTTGCTTCACCTCACCGTGGCACCGCCTACCTGCGTGGCTCTGCCTCGCCTCCGCCACTACCTGACCGAGAACGTGAACGGCTGCTTCATGATGCACAGCCTcgccaacaccatcaccaccatcaccatcaccaccagcatCGACCGCCTCGCTTTTCTCGCCCCCCGCTCTTGTCTGATTCAGGCCTGCCAAGGCCCTCTAACCCATACCGCACACGCTCCACAGATGCGCCACTGCCCCCTTCTACCCACCCACCACGCACAGGTCACCCACCTTTAGGCAAATCTCTGTCTTACTCGAGTGCCGCAGCCGCTGAAATGCAGTACCGCCTTGTGCGTAAAGCCTCCGCCTCCACCTCGGCTGGGGCAGGGGGCATCCAGGCGCCCAA GGACGAGATTCAGATGAAATCTTATAGTCGGACAAATGGGCAGCCTAAATCACCTCTTCCTCAGTCCCCTTCTTCGACCCCCTCTTCCCCCTCTCATCCAGTCAGTGTCTCCACACGACCAGGACACGCCTATCCCAGTGTTGGCTCTTCTCAGAGCCCCGTCCACAAGCCTGGAGGTGGGGTGAAGAAGGTGACGGGTGTCGGAGGGACCACTTATGAGATATCAGTTTGA